The Streptomyces aurantiacus genome includes a region encoding these proteins:
- a CDS encoding DUF6243 family protein, whose protein sequence is MSRGGAGNMLGVGGSRSNLSRKALRGGGRGKQVGGGIDPQDRKKELLRRFQEKQAAQEGTARDAPEEEATGETP, encoded by the coding sequence ATGAGCCGAGGTGGAGCCGGAAACATGCTGGGAGTCGGCGGCAGCCGCAGCAACCTGAGCCGCAAGGCGCTGCGTGGCGGTGGCCGGGGCAAGCAGGTGGGCGGCGGGATCGACCCGCAGGACCGGAAGAAGGAACTGCTGCGCAGGTTCCAGGAGAAGCAGGCGGCCCAGGAGGGCACGGCTCGCGACGCGCCGGAGGAGGAGGCGACGGGCGAGACGCCGTGA
- a CDS encoding TetR/AcrR family transcriptional regulator codes for MAQKSAQPQQKPAPDSARRSERSRRAIYDAALALVTEVGYPKTTIEGIAARAGVGKQTIYRWWSSKAEVLLEAFLDLSARAAEDAARPEVIGEYAEYGIPDTGDLEADLKAVLRATVDELLDPRFEAPSRALAAEGVVNEQVGREFVGRLLEPQLQLYVKRLRAAQEQGAVRPDVDPRIALELFVSPLAQRWLQYTGPISYEYTDKLVEYALHGLAPR; via the coding sequence ATGGCCCAAAAGTCCGCTCAGCCCCAGCAGAAGCCCGCCCCCGACTCGGCCCGGCGCAGCGAGAGGTCCCGCCGCGCGATCTACGACGCCGCCCTCGCACTCGTGACCGAGGTCGGCTATCCCAAGACGACCATCGAGGGCATCGCCGCCCGCGCCGGCGTCGGCAAGCAGACGATCTACCGCTGGTGGTCGTCGAAGGCCGAGGTCCTCCTCGAGGCGTTCCTCGACCTGAGCGCCCGGGCGGCCGAGGATGCGGCCCGGCCCGAGGTCATCGGGGAGTACGCGGAGTACGGGATCCCGGACACCGGTGACCTGGAGGCGGACCTCAAGGCGGTCCTGCGCGCCACCGTCGACGAACTGCTCGACCCCAGGTTCGAGGCCCCGTCACGGGCCCTGGCGGCCGAGGGCGTCGTCAACGAACAGGTCGGCCGCGAGTTCGTCGGCAGGCTCCTCGAACCCCAGCTCCAGCTGTACGTGAAGCGTCTGCGCGCCGCCCAGGAGCAGGGTGCCGTACGCCCCGACGTCGACCCCCGCATCGCCCTGGAACTCTTCGTCTCGCCGCTCGCCCAGCGCTGGCTCCAGTACACGGGCCCCATCTCGTACGAGTACACGGACAAGCTCGTCGAGTATGCACTCCACGGCCTCGCTCCCCGCTGA